From the Flavimarina sp. Hel_I_48 genome, one window contains:
- the mqo gene encoding malate dehydrogenase (quinone) — protein MSKKTPLAAYEYDLICVGGGIMSATLALIAKLLDPSLKILILEKLGEVAKESSAAWNNSGTGHSALCELNYTPEEEDGSINIKKAIDICNQFEISKQFWSFLVRENLLDDPESFISHVPHHSWVSGKENADYLEKRYHKMQEHFMFESIHFTRDIDVMNEWFPLIMRERTPDEIMAASRIDRGTEINFGALTRKLFDILETKFDTPVQCNEEVKDIDPDQKDWSVEVKNTKTGKERQLEARHVFIGAGGGSLLLLQKVEIDEKDGYGGFPVSGEWLVCKNRDVIDQHQAKVYSKAGLGDPPMSTPHLDTRYIDGKRELLFGPFAGFSPKFLKEGSNLDLFKSISFKNIPSMLGAFWHNLPLTEYLIKQVAMSFSDRMDDLRKFVKDAKDEDWEVVVAGQRVQTIKRDEYEGGKLEFGTEVISSKDGTVTCLMGASPGASTAVKIMLDVFERAFPEVVNTEEGKARLNAIVPTYKTELNEALFKEHLEKSEEALGLKVAH, from the coding sequence ATGAGCAAAAAAACACCTCTGGCAGCATATGAATACGATTTGATCTGCGTAGGCGGCGGGATTATGAGCGCAACGCTCGCCCTTATCGCAAAATTGCTGGATCCCAGCCTTAAAATACTTATCCTGGAAAAGCTGGGTGAAGTGGCAAAAGAAAGTTCTGCCGCATGGAACAATTCGGGCACCGGGCACTCTGCACTTTGCGAACTCAATTACACGCCAGAGGAGGAAGACGGCTCCATTAATATCAAAAAAGCGATAGACATCTGTAACCAGTTTGAGATTTCCAAGCAATTCTGGTCGTTTTTAGTGCGTGAAAACCTGCTTGACGATCCAGAATCCTTTATTTCCCATGTCCCGCACCACAGTTGGGTAAGCGGTAAGGAAAATGCAGATTATCTGGAAAAAAGATACCATAAAATGCAGGAGCATTTTATGTTTGAAAGTATTCATTTTACACGGGATATAGATGTGATGAATGAATGGTTTCCGCTGATCATGCGCGAGCGCACACCTGATGAGATCATGGCGGCATCCCGTATTGATCGCGGAACCGAAATCAATTTTGGCGCGCTTACGCGGAAGCTTTTTGACATTCTGGAAACCAAATTTGATACGCCCGTACAGTGCAACGAAGAGGTCAAGGATATTGATCCTGATCAAAAAGACTGGTCAGTCGAAGTAAAAAATACCAAAACCGGAAAGGAACGCCAACTCGAAGCGCGACACGTATTTATAGGCGCCGGGGGCGGAAGTTTGCTCTTGTTACAGAAAGTGGAAATAGATGAAAAAGATGGCTACGGCGGTTTCCCCGTTAGTGGGGAATGGCTGGTCTGCAAAAACCGGGATGTTATTGACCAGCACCAGGCAAAAGTTTATAGTAAAGCGGGGTTGGGCGATCCCCCTATGTCAACTCCGCATCTGGATACCCGCTATATTGACGGCAAACGCGAACTTTTATTTGGCCCTTTTGCAGGTTTTAGTCCGAAGTTTTTAAAAGAAGGATCTAACCTTGATTTGTTCAAATCCATCAGTTTTAAAAATATCCCATCCATGCTGGGCGCGTTCTGGCACAACTTGCCCCTTACCGAATACCTTATCAAACAAGTCGCGATGTCTTTTAGTGACCGTATGGACGATCTGCGGAAATTTGTAAAAGATGCCAAAGACGAAGATTGGGAAGTTGTCGTTGCCGGCCAGCGGGTGCAGACCATAAAACGCGATGAATATGAAGGCGGAAAATTAGAATTTGGTACCGAAGTCATCAGCAGTAAAGATGGTACGGTGACCTGCCTAATGGGCGCTTCCCCGGGTGCTTCTACCGCGGTAAAAATCATGCTTGACGTTTTTGAACGCGCATTCCCTGAAGTGGTAAATACAGAGGAAGGAAAAGCACGACTGAATGCGATCGTACCCACGTATAAAACGGAGCTCAATGAAGCACTTTTTAAAGAACACCTTGAAAAATCTGAAGAAGCACTGGGCCTCAAAGTAGCACATTAA
- a CDS encoding ATP-binding protein, with translation MNLKSITIKNFRAYQNETKIEFDQLTTIIGRNDIGKSTILEALEIFFNNQTIKIDSSDPNIHSTSKIVEITCEFTDYPAEISIDTSSPTNLKDEYLLSTDETLVIKKKFDCGKKTPSVDIFIIANHPTEKEVSNLLELKEKDLQAIIKSKSLDSKLKGNPTMRKAIWESISELKLQTIEIPVSKPKEDAKRIWEQIDSYLPIFALFQSDRSSSDTDNEIQDPMKAAIATAISEVQKEINDIQQKVREKAEEIANNTHKALKEIDENLASKLDPKFNPPTPARWNGLFSIQLDTDDGIPLNKRGSGVRRMILVSFFKAEAERRLKSSSKQNIIYAIEEPETAQHPNNQKILIESFKSLANESDCQIILTTHSPGLASELPIESLRFVNIDSGNLKVSFGEDVFLKIAKTLGVTPDSRVNVLCCVEGPTDVSALCALSKAMNNKYPELPDLTNNEKVVFVLMGGSTLKHWVNHNYLKELGKPEFHLYDNDVNTYQQSIDQVNNRDDNSCGQLTQKLEIESYLHKNAIITGFDIEIEIPDQLNEDGKATPKIFAEAYSQKTGLPNTIKDTKAKKFLAERAFPNMTADMIEERDPNNEVRGWLETINELLN, from the coding sequence ATGAACTTAAAATCAATTACAATAAAAAATTTTAGAGCTTATCAAAATGAAACTAAAATTGAATTTGACCAATTGACAACCATTATTGGTAGAAATGATATTGGAAAATCAACTATACTTGAAGCTCTTGAAATCTTCTTCAATAATCAAACAATAAAGATTGACTCATCGGATCCCAATATCCATTCGACTTCTAAAATAGTAGAAATTACTTGTGAGTTTACAGACTATCCCGCGGAAATATCAATAGACACTTCATCACCAACAAATTTAAAAGACGAATATTTATTATCGACAGATGAAACTCTTGTTATTAAAAAGAAATTTGATTGTGGCAAAAAAACACCGAGTGTCGACATATTTATTATCGCCAACCATCCAACTGAGAAAGAAGTTTCAAATCTTTTAGAGTTAAAAGAAAAAGACCTTCAAGCAATTATAAAGTCAAAATCTTTAGATTCTAAATTAAAAGGAAACCCGACAATGCGAAAAGCAATTTGGGAATCAATAAGCGAATTAAAACTTCAAACGATAGAAATACCTGTATCAAAACCTAAAGAAGATGCAAAAAGAATTTGGGAACAAATAGATAGCTACCTTCCAATCTTTGCTTTATTCCAAAGTGATAGAAGCAGTAGTGACACTGATAATGAAATTCAAGACCCAATGAAAGCAGCTATTGCTACGGCTATTTCTGAAGTTCAAAAAGAAATAAACGATATTCAACAAAAAGTGAGGGAAAAAGCAGAAGAAATTGCAAACAATACCCACAAAGCATTGAAAGAAATTGACGAGAACTTAGCAAGTAAATTAGACCCTAAATTTAATCCACCAACACCAGCAAGATGGAACGGACTATTTTCAATTCAACTTGATACAGATGATGGCATTCCTTTAAACAAAAGAGGAAGTGGTGTAAGAAGAATGATTCTTGTAAGTTTTTTTAAAGCAGAAGCCGAAAGGCGTTTAAAATCTTCATCAAAACAAAACATTATATATGCAATCGAAGAGCCTGAAACTGCCCAACATCCAAACAATCAAAAGATATTAATTGAATCTTTTAAATCACTAGCTAATGAAAGTGATTGTCAAATAATATTAACAACACACAGTCCAGGATTAGCCTCAGAATTACCAATTGAGAGTTTAAGGTTTGTAAACATCGATTCAGGTAATTTAAAAGTTAGCTTTGGTGAAGATGTTTTCTTAAAAATCGCAAAGACATTAGGTGTAACACCAGATAGTAGAGTTAATGTTTTGTGTTGTGTTGAAGGCCCAACAGATGTTTCGGCTCTTTGTGCTTTGAGCAAAGCAATGAATAATAAATATCCCGAATTACCAGATTTAACAAATAACGAGAAAGTTGTATTTGTTTTAATGGGTGGTTCTACTCTTAAACATTGGGTTAACCACAATTACTTAAAAGAATTAGGGAAGCCTGAATTTCACTTGTACGATAATGATGTAAACACATATCAACAATCTATCGACCAAGTTAATAATAGAGATGATAATTCTTGTGGTCAACTTACCCAAAAGCTTGAAATAGAAAGTTATTTGCATAAAAATGCCATTATCACTGGGTTTGATATAGAAATCGAAATACCTGACCAGTTAAATGAAGATGGTAAAGCAACACCGAAAATTTTCGCAGAAGCATACTCTCAAAAAACTGGACTACCAAATACAATAAAAGATACAAAAGCGAAAAAGTTTCTAGCGGAACGAGCTTTTCCAAATATGACAGCAGATATGATTGAAGAACGCGACCCAAATAATGAAGTTAGAGGATGGTTAGAGACAATAAATGAACTATTAAACTAA
- a CDS encoding membrane protein has protein sequence MAKRKTPFSFQVRIIHRYLGYFLAGIMAVYALSGILMIFRNTDFLKSEVTVEQKLQPDLTGANLSSKIRTAKVIEKQEGDILYFKNGTYNQKTGIAQVKKKQLPYLLQKMERLHKANTNSPLFFLNIFFGVSLLFFVLSAFWMYTPKMPIFKKGMYFAVAGVMLTVILLFV, from the coding sequence ATGGCAAAACGAAAAACACCTTTCTCTTTTCAGGTAAGGATCATTCACCGGTATCTGGGTTATTTCTTAGCGGGAATCATGGCCGTATATGCGCTAAGCGGAATTTTAATGATTTTCAGGAACACAGATTTTCTGAAGAGCGAGGTAACGGTAGAACAAAAACTTCAGCCTGATTTAACCGGCGCTAATTTAAGTTCAAAAATACGCACTGCAAAAGTTATTGAAAAGCAGGAAGGTGATATTTTATATTTCAAAAATGGCACTTACAACCAGAAAACAGGGATTGCTCAAGTAAAGAAAAAACAACTGCCCTATTTACTGCAAAAAATGGAACGTTTGCATAAAGCAAATACAAACAGTCCGCTGTTTTTCCTAAATATCTTTTTTGGCGTTTCCCTTTTGTTTTTTGTACTGTCCGCATTCTGGATGTATACGCCTAAAATGCCTATCTTCAAAAAAGGAATGTACTTTGCCGTGGCCGGTGTGATGCTGACAGTGATCCTCTTATTTGTTTAA
- a CDS encoding cysteine hydrolase family protein — translation MSKALVIIDIQNDYFKGGAMELEDPLAASENAKKLLEKFRNDKEAIVHIQHRAASPDAGFFLPDTKGAEIHDNVKPLSGEKVITKHFPNAFRETDLLDHLQSENITELVFVGMMTHMCIDASVRAAKDLGFKCTVIADACATRTLEINNKQVKAADVQNAFIAALDYFYAEIKNTAELL, via the coding sequence ATGAGCAAGGCATTAGTGATTATTGATATACAAAACGATTATTTTAAAGGTGGCGCGATGGAGCTTGAAGACCCTCTTGCAGCCAGCGAAAATGCAAAGAAATTGCTGGAAAAATTCAGAAACGATAAAGAAGCGATCGTACACATACAGCACCGCGCGGCTTCTCCAGATGCCGGTTTCTTTTTACCGGATACCAAAGGAGCGGAAATTCACGACAATGTAAAACCGCTTAGTGGTGAGAAGGTGATCACGAAGCATTTTCCAAACGCGTTCAGGGAAACCGATCTTCTGGATCACCTTCAATCAGAAAACATAACCGAACTGGTCTTTGTGGGCATGATGACCCATATGTGCATAGATGCTTCCGTACGCGCGGCTAAGGATTTAGGATTTAAGTGCACCGTTATTGCAGATGCGTGTGCAACGCGGACATTAGAAATCAACAACAAACAGGTAAAGGCAGCTGATGTGCAAAACGCTTTTATTGCAGCGCTGGATTATTTCTATGCCGAAATTAAAAATACGGCAGAGTTGCTGTAA
- a CDS encoding M1 family metallopeptidase, with product MNYRMNVLLTLLIAMGITQGARAQESTAKDNQTQFDDLMYRQGSAYRTADGKPGPSYLQNKADYNIKADLNEETHTLTGKLTLTYTNNSPEALDFIWLYLEQNRFTEDSRGTLTTPVQGNRYNGDIDGGYTISNLKAKVGRNASSKHLINDTRMQVFFDEPLEADGDEAEITMDFEYKIPIEGMDRMGRLDVKDGTIYAMAQWYPRVAVFDDVVGWNTEPYLGAGEFYLEYGAFDYEITVPYDHIVVGSGVLENPRDVLTATQRERLAKAAKSDSTVMIIKADEVGKPESRPTSSGTLTWHFEMENTRDVAFATSKAFIWDAARMNLSSGKKGMAQSAYPKESAGDAAWSRSTEYTKAAIEFYSETYYPYPYANAVNVAANVGGMEYPGVSFCSWKSTGESLWGVTDHEFGHNWFPMIVGSNERRYPWMDEGFNTFINHYSTQAFNNGEFGSTLNETRRINSYLTNPEREGINTYPDVVNTRNLGYTAYYKPATGLIMLRDYILGPERFDNAFKSYIKTWAFKHPQPSDFFNHMENVAGENLSWFWKGWFYGNGNIDISVDDYRAVQGGYLITVSNKGDFPIPVKLQVTYTDESTEEVMLPVEIWERGDSWTHLLRTDKTVVKVEFDPKKQVTDVNSGNDVFPNSPY from the coding sequence ATGAACTATAGAATGAATGTGCTGCTCACCCTTCTTATAGCGATGGGGATCACGCAGGGCGCACGTGCGCAGGAAAGCACGGCCAAAGACAACCAAACCCAATTTGATGACCTAATGTACCGCCAGGGCAGTGCCTATCGCACCGCAGATGGAAAACCTGGCCCCAGCTATTTGCAAAACAAAGCCGATTATAATATCAAGGCCGACTTGAACGAGGAAACCCACACCCTAACCGGAAAACTTACCCTCACCTACACCAATAACAGTCCGGAAGCGCTGGATTTTATCTGGCTTTACCTGGAGCAGAACCGCTTTACCGAAGATTCACGCGGCACCCTGACCACGCCCGTACAGGGAAACCGGTACAATGGCGATATTGACGGCGGCTACACCATTAGCAACCTTAAGGCCAAAGTGGGCCGCAACGCATCCAGCAAACACCTTATAAACGATACCCGCATGCAGGTATTTTTTGACGAGCCCCTTGAAGCTGATGGCGATGAAGCCGAAATCACGATGGACTTTGAATACAAAATACCGATAGAAGGCATGGACCGTATGGGCCGGCTGGATGTAAAAGATGGGACTATTTATGCCATGGCACAATGGTACCCGCGCGTGGCCGTTTTTGACGATGTGGTAGGCTGGAATACCGAACCGTATCTGGGCGCCGGTGAATTTTACCTGGAATACGGTGCCTTTGATTATGAGATCACCGTACCCTACGACCATATTGTAGTAGGATCTGGCGTGCTGGAAAATCCACGCGACGTGCTTACCGCCACCCAGCGCGAGCGACTGGCGAAAGCAGCAAAAAGCGACTCTACCGTGATGATCATCAAGGCAGACGAAGTGGGAAAACCTGAATCCCGACCTACAAGTTCTGGTACCCTTACCTGGCATTTTGAGATGGAAAATACCCGCGATGTTGCCTTTGCCACTTCCAAAGCATTTATCTGGGATGCAGCGCGCATGAACCTTTCCAGTGGTAAAAAAGGAATGGCACAGTCCGCTTATCCTAAAGAAAGCGCAGGCGATGCCGCATGGTCACGTTCTACGGAATATACCAAAGCAGCGATTGAATTCTATTCTGAAACCTATTATCCCTACCCATACGCGAATGCGGTAAATGTTGCGGCAAACGTGGGCGGTATGGAATATCCCGGCGTTAGTTTTTGCAGCTGGAAGAGTACTGGAGAAAGCTTATGGGGCGTGACTGATCATGAATTTGGCCATAACTGGTTCCCCATGATCGTAGGTTCAAACGAGCGTCGCTACCCGTGGATGGATGAAGGTTTCAATACCTTTATAAACCATTACAGCACACAGGCCTTCAACAACGGCGAGTTTGGTTCCACCTTAAACGAAACCCGCAGGATCAACAGCTATTTGACTAATCCTGAACGGGAGGGCATCAATACCTATCCTGATGTGGTGAACACGCGCAATTTAGGGTATACAGCGTACTACAAACCAGCGACCGGCCTGATTATGTTACGCGATTATATCCTGGGGCCAGAGCGTTTTGACAATGCTTTTAAATCGTATATCAAGACCTGGGCGTTTAAGCACCCGCAGCCTTCAGATTTCTTTAACCATATGGAAAATGTGGCCGGTGAAAACCTAAGCTGGTTCTGGAAAGGCTGGTTTTATGGCAACGGAAATATTGATATTTCGGTAGACGACTACCGCGCGGTGCAGGGCGGTTATCTGATCACGGTAAGCAACAAGGGCGATTTCCCAATTCCCGTAAAACTACAGGTCACTTACACAGACGAAAGTACCGAAGAAGTGATGCTTCCCGTAGAGATCTGGGAACGCGGCGATAGCTGGACGCATTTATTGCGCACCGATAAAACGGTCGTAAAAGTTGAATTTGACCCTAAAAAACAGGTGACCGACGTAAATTCCGGTAACGACGTGTTCCCGAATTCGCCTTATTAA
- a CDS encoding alpha/beta hydrolase family protein, giving the protein MSTTTALPGNPALVSSHESLDALAALDTGKYKYNVEDYFAKPIAASFNVSPDGTYISYLEKNAQGKRHVMVKVQETGTVKRAIEEKDELIRGYGWVNNERLIYAMDKGGDENYHLYTVHVDGTEAKDLTPFDGVKASILRLLKEDKDHIIISMNKNNPAIFDPYKLNVVSGEMEQLYSNDDEANPITGYDFDKDGNLKAFTRMRDGIEQDLYYVNDSREYELLKSLNWKDAFSILGFDYSSKNPHEAYVISNLEGDKVKIILYDLKKDEKVRDIFSHEDYDVSGISISRKRGYEIDYFRYEGEKKVTIPVSDYYKKLDARFKEHFGEKQYGIADKTDEEDFYLIYVNSDRDYGTYHSYDVSTDTFAVVYELMPQLHEEDMSEMKPISFKSRDGIDLHGYITLPPAALEGKEVPVVVNPHGGPQGIRDSWGFNPEAQLFASRGYATLQVNFRISGGYGKEFLESGFKQIGRKAMDDVEDGLHYVIDQGWVDAKKAAIYGGSHGGYAVLRGLTKTPDLYACGIDYVGVSNLFTFMQTIPPYWKPYLKILKEIWYDEAIAEEKQIMEEVSPVYQLDKIKKPLFVVQGANDPRVNIDEADQIVSALREKEVDVPYMVKYDEGHGFAKEKNSLDFYRAMMGFLAKHLA; this is encoded by the coding sequence ATGAGCACGACCACCGCCTTACCAGGCAACCCAGCCTTAGTATCATCACACGAATCCCTTGATGCCCTGGCAGCACTGGATACCGGAAAGTACAAATACAATGTTGAAGATTATTTTGCGAAGCCCATAGCGGCAAGCTTTAATGTTTCCCCTGATGGTACATACATTTCCTATCTGGAGAAGAATGCGCAGGGCAAGCGCCATGTGATGGTAAAGGTGCAGGAAACCGGAACGGTGAAGCGCGCGATAGAAGAAAAAGACGAGCTCATACGCGGTTACGGCTGGGTAAACAATGAGCGTCTTATTTATGCGATGGACAAAGGCGGCGATGAGAATTACCATCTGTATACGGTTCATGTAGATGGCACGGAAGCTAAGGACCTCACGCCCTTTGACGGTGTTAAAGCCAGTATTTTACGTTTGCTCAAAGAGGATAAAGATCATATCATCATCTCGATGAACAAGAACAATCCTGCGATATTTGATCCCTACAAACTCAATGTGGTAAGTGGCGAGATGGAGCAGTTGTACAGCAATGACGATGAGGCTAATCCCATAACCGGTTACGATTTTGACAAAGATGGCAATCTGAAGGCCTTTACCCGTATGCGCGACGGTATAGAACAGGATCTTTATTATGTCAACGACAGCCGGGAATATGAATTGTTGAAAAGCCTCAACTGGAAAGACGCATTTTCCATTTTGGGATTTGACTATTCCAGTAAGAATCCGCATGAAGCGTACGTAATTTCCAATCTGGAAGGGGACAAGGTCAAGATCATTCTTTATGACCTGAAAAAGGATGAGAAAGTGCGTGATATCTTCAGTCATGAAGACTATGATGTTTCCGGGATTTCCATTTCGCGGAAGCGGGGCTATGAGATCGATTACTTCAGGTATGAAGGGGAAAAGAAGGTCACCATCCCGGTAAGCGATTATTATAAAAAGCTGGATGCGCGTTTTAAGGAACACTTTGGCGAAAAGCAATACGGTATAGCAGACAAGACAGATGAAGAAGACTTTTACCTGATCTATGTAAACAGCGATCGTGATTATGGCACGTACCATTCCTACGATGTTTCCACAGATACCTTTGCCGTGGTTTATGAGCTGATGCCTCAATTGCACGAAGAAGATATGTCTGAAATGAAGCCCATTTCCTTTAAAAGCAGGGATGGGATTGACCTGCACGGTTATATCACCTTGCCCCCGGCCGCGCTGGAAGGTAAAGAGGTACCGGTGGTTGTGAATCCGCATGGTGGCCCACAGGGCATCCGCGATTCCTGGGGTTTCAATCCAGAAGCGCAATTGTTTGCCAGCCGTGGTTATGCCACGCTACAGGTCAATTTCAGGATTTCCGGAGGATACGGAAAGGAGTTTCTGGAATCTGGTTTTAAACAAATAGGCCGAAAAGCGATGGATGACGTGGAAGATGGGTTGCACTATGTGATTGATCAAGGTTGGGTAGATGCCAAAAAGGCGGCAATTTATGGTGGAAGCCACGGCGGTTACGCAGTATTACGCGGACTCACAAAAACACCGGATCTATACGCCTGCGGTATAGATTATGTAGGGGTTTCTAACCTGTTTACATTTATGCAGACCATACCGCCTTACTGGAAACCGTATCTTAAAATACTCAAAGAAATTTGGTACGATGAGGCGATCGCCGAAGAAAAACAAATTATGGAAGAGGTAAGTCCGGTTTACCAACTTGACAAGATCAAAAAACCGCTCTTTGTGGTACAGGGTGCCAATGACCCACGGGTGAATATTGATGAAGCAGATCAGATCGTTTCCGCATTACGCGAAAAAGAAGTAGATGTTCCCTACATGGTGAAATATGATGAAGGGCATGGTTTTGCAAAAGAGAAGAATTCGCTTGATTTTTACAGGGCGATGATGGGATTTTTAGCAAAACATCTAGCATAG
- a CDS encoding phospholipase D family protein, with the protein MAKFLNTRKAVSEIEDLIRNAETRLILISPYLKLSKDFKELLTYRNSKDKITTVIFGKQELNPHEMKFLQGLRFVILKYNQDLHAKCYLNDEKMIITSLNLYEFSMNNNKEMGVLIDLNDELDKELFEDACKEIDFIDETSERFEFTSIPEVAATEKKEIQPKAVSTSNSKFLTTKELAQIAGLSSRKINSWLTHNKLMYKKNDDWLTTKRGKEIGGIEKSGQYGQFIIWPEEITKYLEV; encoded by the coding sequence ATGGCAAAATTTTTAAACACAAGAAAGGCAGTATCTGAAATAGAAGACCTAATAAGAAATGCTGAAACCCGACTGATTTTAATCTCACCATATCTAAAATTATCAAAAGATTTTAAAGAATTACTGACATACAGAAACAGCAAGGATAAAATAACAACAGTAATTTTCGGAAAACAAGAATTGAATCCACACGAAATGAAATTTCTTCAAGGATTGAGATTTGTGATTTTAAAATACAATCAAGATTTACACGCAAAATGTTATCTGAATGATGAAAAAATGATTATTACTTCCCTCAATCTTTACGAATTCTCAATGAACAATAATAAAGAGATGGGGGTTCTAATAGACTTGAATGACGAATTAGACAAAGAATTATTTGAAGACGCATGTAAAGAAATAGATTTCATTGACGAAACGAGTGAAAGATTTGAATTCACTTCCATTCCTGAAGTAGCTGCAACGGAAAAGAAAGAAATTCAACCAAAAGCTGTGAGCACTTCAAATTCAAAATTTCTCACCACAAAAGAATTAGCTCAAATTGCAGGATTAAGTAGTCGAAAAATTAATAGCTGGTTGACACACAATAAACTTATGTACAAGAAAAACGATGATTGGCTTACCACAAAACGCGGAAAAGAAATTGGCGGAATCGAGAAAAGTGGTCAATATGGGCAGTTTATAATCTGGCCAGAAGAAATTACAAAATATTTAGAAGTATAA
- a CDS encoding PEGA domain-containing protein — translation MKIISKSILLLSVLLLSSCATIISGSRQNVEINSEPGSAEVYINGIEIGNTPVQKNLKRNQEYSLVLKLDGYEPYETKLERKFNAWYIGNIAFGGLIGLIIDPITGAMHKLKPEEIDGTLKSGTTYTTERGKLLITISMNNDANSEKVGQLKKLK, via the coding sequence ATGAAAATTATATCTAAATCTATCTTGCTTTTATCTGTGCTCTTGCTTTCAAGTTGCGCAACAATTATTTCAGGTTCACGCCAAAACGTGGAAATCAATTCTGAACCAGGTTCAGCTGAAGTTTACATTAATGGGATCGAAATAGGAAACACACCGGTACAAAAAAATCTCAAAAGAAATCAGGAGTATAGTTTAGTCCTCAAATTAGACGGCTACGAACCTTATGAGACTAAGTTGGAAAGAAAATTCAATGCGTGGTACATAGGAAATATTGCTTTTGGAGGATTGATAGGACTTATCATTGACCCAATTACTGGGGCCATGCACAAATTAAAACCAGAAGAAATTGATGGAACCCTTAAAAGTGGAACAACATACACTACAGAACGTGGAAAGTTATTGATTACAATAAGCATGAATAATGACGCAAACTCCGAAAAAGTGGGACAACTGAAAAAATTAAAATAG
- a CDS encoding DUF3124 domain-containing protein: MKKILLMFVLIALSTGCDTKEKPSSIDPIKWEEREVTKGKLPDSLESGKSYLSIYSQIFSLTEHKTHNLTVMVSLRNTSDTDTIYMDTARYYDTHGKRIHDYFKNTIYLAPLETLEIVIDEMDTAGGTGGNFIFDWKIPRSSPEPLFEAVMSSTTSQQGLSFITEAKRID, encoded by the coding sequence ATGAAAAAGATACTTTTAATGTTCGTTTTGATCGCGCTGAGCACGGGCTGTGATACCAAAGAAAAACCAAGTTCCATTGACCCTATTAAATGGGAAGAACGCGAGGTGACCAAAGGAAAATTGCCAGATTCGCTGGAAAGTGGTAAAAGTTACCTGTCTATTTATTCCCAGATTTTTAGCCTTACAGAACACAAAACGCATAATCTGACTGTCATGGTAAGCTTGCGGAATACCAGCGATACAGATACGATTTATATGGATACTGCACGGTATTATGACACGCATGGCAAACGCATTCACGATTATTTCAAGAACACTATTTATCTCGCTCCGCTGGAAACTCTTGAAATAGTCATTGACGAAATGGATACCGCAGGGGGCACAGGCGGTAATTTTATATTTGATTGGAAAATACCGCGGTCATCACCAGAACCTCTCTTTGAGGCGGTTATGAGTTCTACCACCAGCCAGCAGGGACTTTCCTTTATTACCGAAGCCAAACGAATTGACTAA
- a CDS encoding single-stranded DNA-binding protein has translation MSTLRNKVQLIGNLGSDPEILNLDSGSKLAKFSLATNESYKNKNGERVTDTQWHNVVAWGKTAELIETYVTKGKEIAIDGKLTSRSYETASGEKRYITEIVCNELVLLGK, from the coding sequence ATGAGCACACTTAGAAACAAAGTACAATTGATAGGCAACCTGGGCAGCGATCCAGAAATCCTCAATCTGGATTCCGGTAGCAAGTTGGCCAAATTTAGTCTTGCCACAAACGAATCCTATAAAAATAAGAACGGCGAGCGCGTTACAGATACGCAATGGCACAACGTGGTCGCCTGGGGAAAAACCGCCGAACTTATTGAAACCTACGTTACCAAAGGAAAGGAAATTGCCATAGACGGCAAGCTCACCTCAAGAAGCTATGAGACCGCTTCTGGTGAGAAACGATACATTACGGAGATTGTCTGTAATGAACTTGTTCTGTTGGGGAAATAA